The window CTTCCGGTCCTGGACGACGGCAAGCACTACTGGGTCGCCCCGGACGAGATCGAGAAGCTGCTGCGTTCCGGTGAGGGCTGGTTGGCCGCGCACCCGGAGAGGGTGCTGATCGCCCGCCGCTACCTGGCGCACCGGAAGTCCCTGGCCACGACCGCCCTCCAGCTGCTGGAGGCGGACCAGCCGGTCACCGAGGAGGAGGCCGAGCTGCCGGTGACCCGCCGGGCGCCGCTGGCCGAGCAGCGCCGGGACGCGGTGCTGGACGCTCTGGCCGAGGTGGGCGCGTCCCGGGTGCTCGACCTGGGCTGCGGCCCGGGCGCCCTGCTCGCGGCGCTGGTCAAGAACCGGGCCTTCACCGAGATCGTCGGTGCCGACGTGGCCACCCGCACGCTGGAACAGGCGGCCCGCAAACTCAAGATCGAACGACTGGGTGACCGGGTCAAGCTGATCCAGACCGCGCTCACCTACCGTGACGATCGGCTGCGCGGCTTCGACGCGGCGGTGCTGATGGAGGTCATCGAACACGTCGACCTGCCCCGGCTGCCCGCGTTGGAGACGGCCGTCTTCGGGCACGCGAAGCCCCGTTCGGTGATCGTGACCACGCCGAACGTCGAGTACAACGTGCACTACGAGGGCCTGACCGGGATGCGTCACTCGGACCACCGCTTCGAGTGGACACGGGCCGAGTTCGCCGATTGGGCCTCGCGGGTCGCCGCGGCGCACGGCTACTCGGTCACCATCCGTGGCGTCGGTGCGGCCGACGAGACCACCGGTGCCCCGACCCAGCTCGCCCTCTTCCGGATCCTGGAGGTGTCCGCATGATCATCGATGTTCCCGAGCTGTCGCTGGTGACCCTGGTCGGCATCTCCGGCTCCGGCAAGTCGACCTTCGCCCGTACCCATTGGAAGCCGACCCAGGTGCTGTCCTCGGACTTCTTCCGTGGTCTGGTCGCCGACGACGAGAACGACCAGTCCGCCTCGGCCGACGCCTTCGAGGTGCTGCACTACGTGGCGGGCAAGCGGCTCGCGGCCGGCCGGCTCACCGTGGTCGACGCCACCAACCTGCAGTCGCACGCCCGTGCGGGCCTGGTCAAGGTGGCCCGCGAGCACGACGTGCTGCCGGTGGCGATCGTCCTGGACGTGCCGGAGTCGCTGGCCTGGGAGCGCACCGAGGCGCGCGAGGACCGCACCTTCGGCCGTCAGGTCCTCACCCGGATGCACCGTGACCTGCGGCGTTCTCTCAACCAGCTGGCCAAGGAGGGCTTCCGCAAGATCCACGTACTGCGCGGGGTGGACGAGATCGCGGCGGCCGAGATCCGCTACGAGAAGCTCTTCAACGACCGTAAGGACGAGCACGGGCCGTTCGACGTCATCGGTGACATCCACGGCTGCCGCGCCGAGCTGGAGTCGCTGCTGACCAAGCTCGGCTGGGAGCTGATCCGCGACGAACGGGATCGGCCGGTGGACGCGGTCCACCCCGAGGAGCGCAAGGCGGTCTTCGTCGGTGACCTGGTCGACCGTGGTCCGGACTCGCCTGGCGTGCTGCGCCTGGTGATGGGCATGGTGGCGGCCGGCCACGCGATCTGTGTGCCCGGTAACCACGAGCAGAAGCTGGCTCGCAAGCTGAGCGGGCGCAACGTGCAGCTCACCCATGGGCTGCCGGAGACGCTGGAGCAGCTGGACGCCGAGGACCCGGCCTTCGTCGCCGAGGTGCGCACCTTCATCGACGGGCTGGTCAGCCACTACGTGCTGGACGACGGCAAGCTGGTGGTGGCGCACGCCGGGCTGAAGGAGGCGTACCACGGCCGGGCCTCCGGTCGGGTGCGCAGTTTCGCGCTCTACGGCGAGACCACGGGCGAGACCGACGAGTACGGCCTGCCGGTCCGCTACCCGTGGGCGCGCGACTACCGCGGTTCCGCGGCTGTCGTCTACGGCCACGTCCCCACCCCACAGCCGGAGTGGATCAACAACACCATCTGTCTGGACACCGGTTGTGTCTTCGGGGGTGCGCTGACC of the Actinoplanes sichuanensis genome contains:
- a CDS encoding 3' terminal RNA ribose 2'-O-methyltransferase Hen1 produces the protein MLLTLTTTHRPATDLGYLLVKHPGKVHSFSVPTGTAYVLYPEADDDRCTAALLLDVDPRLLRAQRDAFELSQYVNDRPYAASSLLSSALAKVFRTALRGASKDRPELAAVPIPLEIRVPVLRGTPALVTRLFAPLGWSVTATPIPFEPEIGGDSRYVDLRLTGEVRVADALNHLYVLLPVLDDGKHYWVAPDEIEKLLRSGEGWLAAHPERVLIARRYLAHRKSLATTALQLLEADQPVTEEEAELPVTRRAPLAEQRRDAVLDALAEVGASRVLDLGCGPGALLAALVKNRAFTEIVGADVATRTLEQAARKLKIERLGDRVKLIQTALTYRDDRLRGFDAAVLMEVIEHVDLPRLPALETAVFGHAKPRSVIVTTPNVEYNVHYEGLTGMRHSDHRFEWTRAEFADWASRVAAAHGYSVTIRGVGAADETTGAPTQLALFRILEVSA